The proteins below come from a single Acidimicrobiales bacterium genomic window:
- a CDS encoding MFS transporter — translation MVVTGRDETVGGPTPPGRVFYGWAVVAAVFTMLSVASGLGFYNLTVYLRALTTEQGFSVGGVSGATAVFFLTSGVVGLPVARLIERHDPRPTIAGGALLGGASLALLGQVTVLWQVYALYVVFGAGFSAAGLVPGITVVTRWFTRRRSVALSVASTGLSVGGIVITPLTAGLITRHGLDAVTPWLGLAFVVGIIPVTAAVVRSSPAALGLQPDGDPAPPDDGTAREIDGVPYAVARTTRFFIAVTAAYVLVMLAQVGGLAHHFNLVSERLDEGRAASAVSVVAATSVVARLVGGWLATRVPIRALTVVLMVTQGLALVLLATGQGSAALYAGSVAFGLTIGNLLMLHPLLLAEAFGVREYGRIYSVSQLVMTMGVAGGPAVVGVVHDATGGYGLALTLAAMASVAGAVVLLTGSGSVRAAST, via the coding sequence GTGGTGGTGACCGGGCGGGATGAGACGGTGGGCGGACCAACCCCACCTGGACGCGTCTTCTACGGCTGGGCCGTGGTCGCCGCGGTCTTCACCATGCTCTCCGTCGCATCCGGGCTCGGCTTCTACAACCTGACCGTGTACCTCCGAGCCCTGACCACCGAGCAGGGGTTCTCCGTGGGAGGAGTCTCCGGCGCCACCGCCGTGTTCTTCCTCACCAGCGGGGTCGTCGGCCTACCGGTTGCCCGACTCATCGAACGCCACGACCCCCGGCCCACCATCGCCGGCGGCGCCTTGCTCGGAGGCGCCTCCCTCGCCCTGCTCGGACAGGTCACCGTCCTCTGGCAGGTCTATGCCCTCTACGTCGTCTTCGGCGCCGGGTTCTCCGCCGCGGGGCTGGTGCCCGGGATCACGGTGGTGACGCGCTGGTTCACCCGCCGCCGGTCCGTCGCCCTGTCCGTGGCGTCTACCGGGCTGTCCGTGGGTGGGATCGTGATCACACCGCTCACCGCCGGGCTCATCACCCGCCACGGCCTCGACGCCGTGACCCCGTGGCTGGGACTGGCCTTCGTGGTGGGGATCATCCCTGTCACCGCCGCCGTGGTCCGGTCGTCCCCGGCTGCACTCGGCCTCCAGCCCGACGGAGACCCCGCTCCGCCCGACGACGGGACAGCCCGGGAGATCGACGGCGTGCCCTACGCCGTGGCCCGGACGACCCGGTTCTTCATCGCCGTCACCGCGGCCTACGTCTTGGTGATGCTGGCGCAGGTCGGCGGGCTCGCCCACCACTTCAACCTGGTCAGCGAACGCCTCGACGAGGGCCGGGCGGCGTCGGCGGTCTCGGTGGTGGCCGCCACCAGCGTGGTCGCCCGCCTGGTGGGCGGCTGGCTGGCGACCCGTGTGCCCATCCGAGCCCTCACCGTCGTCCTCATGGTCACCCAGGGCCTCGCACTGGTCCTCCTCGCCACCGGTCAGGGCAGTGCCGCGCTCTACGCCGGCTCGGTCGCGTTCGGCCTCACCATCGGCAACCTGCTGATGCTCCACCCGCTCCTCCTGGCCGAGGCCTTCGGGGTGCGGGAGTACGGTCGGATCTACTCGGTGAGCCAGCTGGTCATGACGATGGGCGTGGCAGGAGGGCCCGCCGTGGTGGGTGTGGTGCACGACGCCACCGGTGGCTACGGCCTGGCCCTCACGCTGGCGGCCATGGCGTCGGTCGCCGGCGCCGTTGTGCTCCTGACGGGCAGCGGCTCGGTCCGGGCCGCATCGACCTGA
- a CDS encoding PQQ-binding-like beta-propeller repeat protein yields MPRPPAPAEPPAPVRTRSNVPLAVALGVVSVVVAVVVASVWRQPGDAGLTAVWRLTAGAEVISPPAVDGRDAFVATADGVALAVGLSDGRVRWRFEAGERAVGGLVAHAGLAYLVTSAPDGEAGHVFAVDTRTGSERWRLTIDVAPGGPLAIDGTSAFLLAGEVLAVDAVTGEERWRRAVGAGPGMVAAGAGTVVVVTDAGIEALDARAGEQRWERRTPARPEVPPVVVGDVVVTGDGGGAVVGLSTLDGGERWRVATGGLLLQSPASAGGVVVVATTDGALALDVASGSVRWRAGPGGDRTLRVATDGSAVAAVTDGELQVLDARTGARIGVASAPRARHAVAPVVVADGVLLIAGEVVELVPMQ; encoded by the coding sequence TTGCCCCGCCCGCCTGCGCCGGCCGAGCCGCCGGCGCCGGTCAGGACCCGGAGCAACGTCCCGCTGGCGGTGGCGCTCGGCGTGGTGTCGGTGGTCGTTGCTGTGGTGGTCGCGTCGGTCTGGCGCCAACCCGGTGATGCCGGCCTGACGGCGGTGTGGCGCCTGACCGCCGGCGCCGAGGTCATCAGCCCGCCGGCGGTCGACGGGCGCGACGCCTTCGTGGCCACCGCCGACGGCGTCGCGCTGGCCGTTGGCCTGAGCGACGGACGGGTCCGCTGGCGCTTCGAGGCCGGCGAGCGGGCGGTGGGTGGCCTCGTCGCCCACGCCGGGCTCGCCTACCTGGTGACTTCCGCGCCCGATGGGGAGGCCGGGCACGTCTTCGCCGTGGACACCCGCACCGGCAGCGAGCGGTGGCGGCTGACCATCGACGTGGCGCCCGGTGGGCCATTGGCGATCGACGGCACCTCGGCGTTTCTCCTGGCCGGCGAGGTCCTGGCCGTGGACGCGGTCACCGGCGAGGAGCGCTGGCGCCGTGCGGTCGGTGCCGGTCCGGGCATGGTGGCGGCGGGGGCGGGAACGGTCGTCGTCGTCACCGACGCCGGGATCGAGGCGCTCGACGCCCGAGCCGGCGAGCAGCGTTGGGAGCGCCGCACGCCTGCCCGCCCCGAGGTGCCCCCGGTGGTCGTGGGCGACGTGGTGGTCACCGGCGACGGAGGTGGAGCGGTGGTCGGCCTCTCGACCCTCGACGGTGGCGAGCGCTGGCGGGTCGCCACCGGGGGGCTCCTCCTCCAGTCGCCGGCGTCGGCCGGTGGGGTCGTCGTGGTGGCCACGACCGATGGCGCCCTCGCCCTCGACGTCGCCAGCGGCTCGGTGCGGTGGCGGGCCGGCCCGGGCGGCGATCGGACCCTTCGGGTCGCCACCGACGGCTCGGCGGTGGCGGCCGTGACCGACGGCGAGCTGCAGGTGCTCGACGCCCGCACCGGTGCGCGGATCGGCGTCGCCAGCGCGCCTCGGGCGCGCCACGCCGTGGCCCCCGTCGTGGTCGCCGACGGCGTCCTCCTGATCGCCGGGGAGGTCGTGGAGCTGGTGCCGATGCAATGA